A genomic region of Rhipicephalus sanguineus isolate Rsan-2018 chromosome 1, BIME_Rsan_1.4, whole genome shotgun sequence contains the following coding sequences:
- the LOC119389511 gene encoding uncharacterized protein LOC119389511: MDLLKPPEPLRLSGNLSENWKRFKQRFELFLQATAVEKAPRSDSSKVSLLLSFAGDEVLDIFNNFQYGPEESKECYDTVVQKFDAYFSEIRATTSGWACWPTALPHWRTGDPLVNYYKEGAFAPTSRTSVR, encoded by the exons ATGGACCTACTGAAGCCGCCGGAGCCATTGCGCCTATCGGGCAACTTGTCTGAAAATTGGAAGCGCTTCAAGCAAAGGTTCGAGCTTTTTCTGCAAGCAACGGCAGTCGAGAAGGCCCCGAGAAGTGACTCCTCGAAAGTGTCACTCTTGCTGAGCTTCGCGGGAGACGAAGTGCTcgacatcttcaacaactttcagTACGGCCCCGAAGAAAGCAAGGAATGTTACGACACGGTCGTGCAGAAGTTCGACGCCTACTTCTCCGAG ATTCGGGCGACGACTTCTGGCTGGGCCTGCTGGCCTACCGCTCTACCCCACTGGAGGACGGGCGATCCCCTGGTGAACTACTACAAGGAAGGCGCCTTCGCGCCAACCTCCCGGACTTCAGTGCGGTGA